In a single window of the Terriglobales bacterium genome:
- a CDS encoding penicillin-binding transpeptidase domain-containing protein → MLKLKGSLAVQVVLVIAMMAPLTASAAAATVSTPRKTHKAKTVVESPRTRKKIVSKRRHRRVSKYEWVNGHRLQRSRYREHYATSSFTSQDLTVGDVTTGEDPVVRAAAIDALGNHNGTVLAIDPNSGRILAMVNQKMALAGGAEPCSTIKIAVALAALSENVVTRETKIQLGRRTRIDLTQALAHSNNPFFETLGRKMGFEKVSYYAHQFGLGELAGWNIEGEHLGAFPSEELPASMGGVGRMCSFGQGISLTPLQLGALVSAIANGGTLYYLQHPSTPEEISTFEPRVKRYLDIGPVIPEVSPGMAAAVQYGTAQSVRWNFSEEEVLGKTGTCSNNGTRLGWFASFANTAAGRIAVVVFLEGGRPTFGPKAAEIAGLMYRNLYDHSYFVKSTPAPEKSGLGVVQ, encoded by the coding sequence ATGTTGAAGCTAAAAGGCTCTCTGGCAGTCCAGGTTGTGCTCGTGATCGCGATGATGGCGCCGCTGACGGCAAGCGCCGCAGCAGCCACGGTTTCCACGCCACGCAAGACTCACAAGGCCAAGACTGTCGTAGAAAGCCCCAGGACTAGAAAAAAGATCGTCAGCAAGCGCCGGCACCGCCGTGTGAGCAAGTACGAGTGGGTAAATGGACACCGGTTGCAGCGGAGCCGCTATCGCGAGCACTACGCGACGTCTTCATTCACCAGCCAGGACCTGACCGTCGGCGACGTAACGACGGGCGAAGATCCGGTGGTGCGCGCGGCCGCGATTGACGCCCTGGGCAATCACAACGGCACGGTCTTGGCAATTGATCCCAACAGCGGCCGCATCCTGGCCATGGTCAATCAGAAGATGGCGCTCGCCGGGGGCGCGGAGCCCTGTTCGACGATCAAGATCGCGGTGGCGCTGGCTGCGCTCAGCGAAAATGTGGTGACCCGGGAGACCAAGATCCAGCTCGGCCGCCGCACACGAATAGACCTGACACAGGCCCTGGCGCACTCCAATAACCCGTTTTTTGAAACGCTGGGCCGGAAGATGGGATTTGAGAAGGTCAGCTATTACGCGCACCAGTTTGGCTTGGGCGAGTTGGCGGGTTGGAACATCGAGGGCGAGCACCTGGGAGCGTTTCCTTCCGAAGAACTGCCTGCGAGCATGGGTGGGGTAGGCAGGATGTGCTCCTTCGGGCAGGGAATTTCGCTTACGCCGTTGCAATTGGGCGCGCTGGTATCCGCCATCGCCAATGGCGGAACGCTGTATTACCTGCAGCATCCCTCGACCCCGGAAGAGATTTCCACGTTCGAGCCGCGGGTCAAGCGCTATCTCGACATCGGGCCGGTGATTCCCGAGGTTTCGCCCGGCATGGCCGCCGCAGTCCAGTATGGCACGGCGCAAAGCGTGCGCTGGAACTTCAGCGAAGAAGAAGTTCTTGGAAAAACCGGCACCTGCTCGAACAATGGCACACGCCTAGGATGGTTCGCCTCCTTCGCCAACACCGCGGCGGGCAGGATTGCAGTGGTGGTGTTCCTGGAGGGCGGCCGTCCGACCTTCGGTCCCAAGGCGGCGGAGATCGCCGGGCTCATGTACCGCAATCTGTACGACCACAGCTACTTCGTGAAATCAACGCCGGCGCCGGAAAAATCCGGTTTGGGAGTGGTGCAGTAA
- a CDS encoding ABC transporter ATP-binding protein, which produces MATEVASISEPLIAPPDGCIICTEDLWKTYDMGSEQQVHALRGVNLRIERNEYVAIMGPSGSGKSTLMNLIGCLDTPSKGRYWLNNQLVSELDDDELARIRNKEIGFVFQTFNLLARATSLHNVELPLIYAGVPAETRIERAKEALKSVGMEHRMMHKPNELSGGQRQRVAIARALVNKPSIILADEPTGNLDSQTGNEIMAVLDGLHENGNTIVLVTHEHDIAEYAHRVINLKDGLISGDVRKAH; this is translated from the coding sequence ATGGCCACTGAGGTCGCCAGCATATCGGAGCCGCTGATCGCGCCGCCGGATGGGTGCATCATCTGCACCGAGGACCTATGGAAGACTTACGACATGGGGTCCGAGCAACAGGTGCACGCGCTGCGCGGGGTGAACCTGCGCATCGAACGCAACGAATACGTGGCCATTATGGGTCCGTCGGGTTCCGGCAAGTCGACGCTGATGAACCTGATCGGTTGCCTCGATACCCCCAGCAAGGGCCGCTACTGGCTGAACAACCAGCTGGTCAGCGAACTGGATGATGACGAACTGGCGCGCATCCGCAACAAGGAGATCGGATTTGTATTTCAGACCTTTAATTTGCTGGCGCGCGCGACTTCGCTGCACAACGTGGAGCTGCCGCTGATCTACGCCGGCGTTCCGGCGGAAACGCGCATCGAACGCGCCAAGGAAGCGCTCAAGTCCGTGGGCATGGAGCATCGCATGATGCACAAGCCCAACGAGCTTTCCGGCGGCCAACGGCAGCGCGTCGCCATCGCTCGTGCCCTGGTCAATAAGCCTTCCATCATTCTGGCCGACGAACCAACCGGAAACCTCGACTCCCAGACCGGCAACGAGATCATGGCGGTGTTGGACGGACTACACGAGAATGGCAATACCATCGTGCTGGTAACCCACGAGCACGACATCGCCGAGTACGCTCACCGGGTCATTAACCTGAAAGACGGGCTGATTTCCGGGGATGTCCGCAAGGCCCACTAG
- a CDS encoding efflux RND transporter periplasmic adaptor subunit produces MSAIVGFTVHESGKGVVVVQTGKVTRQDLTSIVSASGEIKPKTYVNIGANGYGKITKLFVQEGEQVKKGQLLAKLDYVQSAADVASMQAQLAGAKTDLTASEAMLRGAQSDLDKARADYDRAKLDYQRGEALYGQALIPKQDFDTRKAAFEAADAAVASARARIAQTKAQAATNAERIRQMQAQLTHASDVLSKTEYVSPYDGIVSNLPVREGETVIMGIQSSPGSLLMTVSDMSVVTAEVMVDETDIVNVKLGQNAEVTIDAIPKKTFHGIVTEIGNNAVVRSTGLATTQTTTGSQEAKDFKVVVTIKDPPANLRPGLSTTAKITTASRGSAVTIPIQALTVRQKGDLEKKPGKGTVQAAAPAPTAKDKEEIQGVFVVRNKKAEFVKVDTGITGTTDIEVTSGLQPGDEIVTGSYKVLRSLRNGASVKIDNSAPKKEDEKT; encoded by the coding sequence GTGTCTGCGATTGTCGGCTTCACCGTCCACGAGAGCGGCAAGGGCGTGGTGGTGGTGCAGACCGGCAAAGTCACGCGTCAGGATCTCACCTCGATCGTCAGCGCCTCGGGTGAGATCAAGCCCAAGACGTACGTCAATATTGGCGCCAACGGTTACGGGAAGATCACCAAGCTTTTTGTGCAGGAAGGCGAGCAGGTCAAGAAGGGGCAACTGCTGGCCAAGCTCGATTACGTGCAGTCGGCCGCCGATGTTGCCTCGATGCAGGCCCAACTTGCGGGCGCCAAGACCGACCTGACCGCCTCGGAAGCAATGCTGAGGGGCGCGCAATCGGATCTCGACAAGGCGCGCGCTGATTACGACCGCGCCAAGCTCGATTATCAGCGGGGCGAGGCGCTCTACGGCCAGGCTCTGATTCCCAAACAGGACTTTGACACGCGCAAGGCGGCCTTCGAAGCCGCCGACGCCGCGGTTGCATCAGCCCGCGCCCGCATCGCGCAAACCAAAGCCCAGGCCGCAACCAACGCGGAACGCATCCGCCAAATGCAGGCACAGTTGACCCATGCCAGCGATGTACTGAGCAAGACCGAATATGTCTCGCCCTACGACGGCATCGTCAGCAACCTCCCGGTGCGCGAAGGCGAAACCGTCATCATGGGCATCCAGAGCTCGCCCGGCAGTTTGCTGATGACGGTTTCGGACATGTCGGTGGTTACCGCCGAAGTCATGGTGGATGAAACCGACATCGTGAATGTGAAACTCGGGCAAAACGCGGAAGTCACCATTGACGCCATCCCCAAGAAGACGTTTCACGGCATCGTCACCGAAATCGGCAACAATGCGGTAGTGCGCTCCACCGGGCTGGCCACAACGCAAACCACCACTGGCAGCCAGGAAGCGAAGGATTTCAAGGTGGTGGTGACCATCAAAGACCCGCCCGCCAACTTGCGTCCGGGCCTGTCCACAACCGCCAAGATTACGACCGCCTCGCGCGGCAGTGCGGTGACCATCCCGATCCAGGCGCTCACGGTGCGCCAGAAGGGTGATCTGGAGAAGAAGCCGGGCAAGGGCACGGTGCAGGCGGCGGCGCCGGCGCCCACCGCCAAAGACAAGGAAGAGATCCAGGGCGTATTCGTGGTGCGCAACAAGAAGGCTGAGTTCGTAAAAGTGGACACCGGCATTACCGGCACGACTGACATCGAGGTGACCAGCGGATTGCAGCCCGGCGACGAGATTGTGACCGGCAGCTATAAAGTGCTGCGCTCGCTGCGCAATGGGGCCTCGGTGAAGATTGACAATAGTGCCCCTAAAAAAGAGGACGAGAAGACCTAA
- a CDS encoding GWxTD domain-containing protein → MDPLKRPLSDRQQKQQQKALKQEVSKVYRKWLDEDVRWIITDQERGAFKQLGNDEERDQFIEQFWLRRNPNPDSPENEYKEEHYRRIAYANEHFAAGVAGWRTDRGRIYIMYGKPDEIESHPSGGTYERPAEEGGGTTSTYPFETWRYRYLEGIGQEVMIEFVDSCMCNEYHMSNDRSEKDALLRVPGAGLTMYEQMGMASKADRFTNPENLGQGPFNQNLQSKQFDRLEQFAKLNRAPTIKFKDLEEVVSHKITMNFLPFDVRADFVKVTSDTVLVPITIQVKNKDVTWTGKEGVQRMAVNIFGRVTTLTGRVAQTFEDTVTDGLPSELLPKVIENSHVYWKALPLRPGHYRFDIVLKDVNGDKVGTWSRGIVVPEFSEDKLASSSLIVADEMQKVATKSVGAGNFVIGDTKVRPRVDAANGQPTAFKRDQKVNFWMQVYNLGIDQQTHKPSANISYEVVNMATQKPVVQLAETTGQLGNIGEQVTLEKSLPLQNISPGTYQITIKVNDLISKQDLKSTAKFAVE, encoded by the coding sequence GTGGACCCGCTGAAACGACCCCTGTCGGATCGACAGCAGAAGCAGCAGCAGAAGGCCCTCAAACAGGAGGTCAGTAAAGTTTACCGGAAGTGGCTGGATGAGGACGTCCGCTGGATCATTACCGATCAGGAGCGGGGCGCTTTCAAGCAATTAGGCAACGACGAGGAACGCGATCAGTTCATCGAGCAGTTCTGGCTTCGCCGCAACCCGAATCCGGATAGCCCGGAGAACGAATACAAGGAAGAGCATTACCGACGCATCGCCTACGCCAATGAGCATTTCGCCGCCGGCGTTGCCGGCTGGAGGACGGACCGAGGGCGCATTTACATCATGTACGGCAAGCCCGATGAGATCGAATCTCATCCCAGCGGCGGTACCTACGAACGCCCCGCCGAGGAAGGTGGCGGCACAACGTCGACCTATCCCTTCGAAACTTGGCGTTACCGCTACCTGGAAGGCATCGGGCAAGAAGTCATGATTGAGTTCGTCGACAGCTGCATGTGCAATGAATATCACATGAGCAACGACCGCTCGGAAAAGGATGCACTGCTGCGTGTTCCCGGCGCCGGCCTCACCATGTACGAACAGATGGGCATGGCGAGCAAAGCGGACCGCTTCACCAACCCGGAAAACCTGGGCCAAGGACCTTTCAACCAGAACCTGCAATCGAAGCAGTTCGACCGTCTGGAGCAGTTTGCCAAATTGAACCGAGCCCCCACAATTAAGTTCAAGGATTTGGAAGAGGTGGTCAGCCACAAGATCACCATGAACTTCCTGCCCTTTGATGTGCGGGCTGATTTCGTGAAGGTAACCTCGGACACGGTTTTGGTTCCGATTACGATCCAGGTTAAAAACAAGGACGTGACTTGGACCGGCAAAGAAGGCGTGCAGCGGATGGCGGTGAATATCTTCGGGCGGGTGACCACCTTGACCGGCCGCGTTGCGCAGACATTTGAAGACACCGTTACCGACGGCCTGCCGAGCGAGCTGCTGCCCAAGGTCATCGAGAACAGCCATGTGTACTGGAAGGCACTGCCGCTGCGCCCGGGACACTACCGCTTCGACATCGTGTTGAAGGATGTGAACGGCGACAAGGTCGGAACCTGGAGCCGCGGCATTGTGGTGCCGGAGTTCAGCGAGGACAAGCTGGCATCTTCCTCGCTGATTGTGGCCGACGAGATGCAGAAGGTAGCCACCAAGAGCGTTGGAGCAGGCAACTTCGTCATTGGCGATACCAAGGTGCGGCCGCGAGTCGACGCGGCCAATGGCCAGCCCACCGCGTTCAAGCGTGATCAGAAAGTGAATTTCTGGATGCAGGTTTATAACCTGGGTATCGACCAGCAGACGCACAAGCCGTCCGCCAACATCTCTTACGAAGTGGTGAACATGGCGACGCAGAAACCCGTGGTTCAACTGGCCGAAACCACCGGGC